AGCAAGGACCACATGGCCCAGTATCACCCATTGACCAAAAATTATCCTTTTCACCCATTCTGTAAATCCTATCTGCAGGCACACCGATTTTTTCGTGCCATATCTTAAAAGCTTCATCATCATCTTTGTAAATAGTGATATAAAGTTTATCTGCCGGAAGTCCCAAAATTTTTGTTAAAAATTCCCAGGCATATTCTATGGCACCTTCTTTGAAATAGTCACCAAAAGAGAAGTTTCCTAGCATTTCAAAGAAAGTGTGATGCCTTGCCGTACGCCCAACATTTTCAAGGTCGTTATGCTTACCACCTGCTCTTACAACTTTTTGACAAGAGCATGCCCTTGTGTAATCCCTTTTTTCTCTGCCAAGAAAAACATCTTTAAATTGGTTCATCCCTGCGTTTGTAAAAAGAAGCGTAGGGTCATTATGTGGCACTAATGATGATGATGGAACAATTGTGTGCCCTTTGCTTTCAAAATATTTTAAAAATTTTTCTCTAATCTCTTTACCTGTCATCTATCTCTCCATTATTTTTTAGTTTTTTCAGATATTCATCCCACTCAATGGGAAGCATGTATTTCTTTTTATTGTTGCATTCTTTGCATGCTGGTACTACGTTCCCTTTTGTACTTTTGCCACCTCTTATAATAGGGACTATGTGGTCCATTGTAAGTTCTTTAGGGTCAACCTTTTTTCCGCAGTAGTGACATATACCTTTTGCAATTTTGTTTTTCCACCACTGCTTTTTACGCAATTGTCTTGCTTTTTCTTTCTCTTTTTTTACGAATTTTTCATCAACTTCAATTATAAAAAAATTGTTGTCCATATTCATTTTTCCGATTATAGTTTAAAACAGTTATATTTCAACAAAAAATCGTGCAGGAGGATGTCATGTCAAAAACAGAGTTTTCAGGCCTGGAAGAACATGGTCTTGTGAATCTTGCGAGGATTCATTGGAATCTTACCACACCTCAATTATATGAAGAAGCTGTAAAAAGGAGAGAAGGGCTAATTGCTCATCTTGGTCCTTTAGTGGTAAGAACTGGTCACCACACAGGAAGATCGCCAAATGATAAGTTTATTGTGGATACTGATGATGTAAGTAAAGATGTTTATTGGAAAGGTGACAATAAAGCAATTAGTGAGGAAAATTTTGAAAGACTCTATCATAGGTTGCAGGCATATTTGCAGAATAAAGAGGTGTATGTTCAAGAATGTTATGCAGGTGCCGATGAGAAACACAGAATAAAAGTAAGAGTTATTACGGAATATGCTTGGCACAATCTTTTTGCTAGGAATATGTTTCTTAGAGAGTTTGATTTGAATATACTTGAGTCTTTTACTCCAGATTTTACTATTATTGATGTACCTAGGTTTCATGCTATTCCTGAGATTGATGGGACAAATTCTGAGACTTTTATCATAATTAATTTTAAGAAACGCCTTGTTTTGATTGGTGGGACAAGTTATGCAGGTGAGATAAAAAAATCTATATTTACAGTTATGAATTATTTACTTCCAAAAGAAAATGTTTTGTCAATGCATTGCTCAGCAAATGTTGGTAGCTCAGATGATGTGGCACTTTTTTTTGGTCTTTCAGGAACCGGAAAAACTACTCTTTCCACTGATCCAAACCGTTATTTGATTGGTGATGATGAGCATGGTTGGAGTGATGAGGGGGTTTTCAATATTGAAGGTGGTTGCTATGCCAAAGTTATAAGGCTTTCAA
Above is a window of Deferribacter autotrophicus DNA encoding:
- a CDS encoding HNH endonuclease, which encodes MDNNFFIIEVDEKFVKKEKEKARQLRKKQWWKNKIAKGICHYCGKKVDPKELTMDHIVPIIRGGKSTKGNVVPACKECNNKKKYMLPIEWDEYLKKLKNNGEIDDR
- the pckA gene encoding phosphoenolpyruvate carboxykinase (ATP), with the translated sequence MSKTEFSGLEEHGLVNLARIHWNLTTPQLYEEAVKRREGLIAHLGPLVVRTGHHTGRSPNDKFIVDTDDVSKDVYWKGDNKAISEENFERLYHRLQAYLQNKEVYVQECYAGADEKHRIKVRVITEYAWHNLFARNMFLREFDLNILESFTPDFTIIDVPRFHAIPEIDGTNSETFIIINFKKRLVLIGGTSYAGEIKKSIFTVMNYLLPKENVLSMHCSANVGSSDDVALFFGLSGTGKTTLSTDPNRYLIGDDEHGWSDEGVFNIEGGCYAKVIRLSKEAEPDIYECTRKFGTILENVTLDSRTRRVNLDDDSLTENTRASYPLSHLPRVVKNSRGGHPKNIIFLTYDAFGVLPPVAKLTFNQAMYHFISGYTAKVAGTERGVKEPKTTFSACFGAPFMVYHPAVYAKLLGEKVKKYNVDCWLINTGLTGGPYGVGTRFKIQHTRNIVNSILDGKLKNVDFVEDDIFGFLVPKNAPDVPEDVLNPRLAWSDKNAYDETKKRLAREFVENIKKFEDDIDEEILKGAPKLVD